One Ciconia boyciana chromosome 16, ASM3463844v1, whole genome shotgun sequence genomic window, CCTTTCCCAGCAGGCAGATATGCTGAGTCTGGTGGATCTGATCTCAGCTTGCTGTCCTTATGGAAAAGCATCACCTGAAGCAATCCTGGCTAGTCCCGAAAAACTCCTGTTCATCATTGATGGCTTTGATgaactgaagttttctttggATCAGCCAGAAAATAAACTCTGTTCTGACTGTGGCGAAAGGAAACCAGTGGAAATAATTCTGAGcagtttatttcagaaaactctCCTCTCTCAGTCCTCCTTGCTCATCACTACAAGACCAACAGCTCTTCAAAGGCTGAAGTGGTGTTTAAAGGAGGAGCGTTATGCAAAACTAATGGGCTTTTCAGATGCTGAGAAGGAGGAATATTTCTACAAGTTCTTCAGGGATgaagagaaagcaataaaagcCATTACCTTTGTCAAAAGAAATGACACTCTCTTTGCCATGTGCCTTGCACCCATCATGTGTTGGACCATCTGCACTGCCCTTGAACAAGAACTTAATGAAGGGAAAGATCTTGTCCGGACTTTTAGAACCACAGAGCTGTACGTGTGGTACCTTTCCAGCTTATTCAAGCGTGGGAGTGATGATCTGAAGCAGGATATGAAGACTTTCCTGAGCAGACTTTGCTGCATGGCTGCTGATGGAATCTGGAAGAAGAAGATCCTGTTTCATGAAAAGGAGATTGAGGTGTATGGCTTAAATCACCCagtcctcctctccctttttctgaATGAGAGTGTTCTAAGAAACCGTATGAAGCGTGTGAGTGTCTACAGCTTCCTTCACCCGAGCTTTCAAAAGTTTTTTGCAGCATTGTTCTATGCACTGGAGAACaatgaggaaacagaagaattgGGAACACCGGGGAAGGATATAAAGAAAGTGTTAGAAAAGTATAGTGATTATGATGCCAATTGGATATTAGTGGTACAATTCCTGTTTGGCTTGTTAAATGAGGAAACAGGTGAGTACCTGATGGAAAGAACTGCGTGTAAAATCTCACCTAGAGTTAAGGAAGACTTATTGAAGTGGCTTCAGATAGGCCAAGGATCAACTTCGTGTTCCGGTGCAGTGATTAACAACTTGAATGTATTTCACTGTTTGTTTGAGATTCAAGAAGAAACGTTTGTGAGCAATGCATTGGAACATTCCACTGGGATAGTTCTGAAAGACTGCACCCTGAGCCAATATGATCAAATGGTTCTTTCATTTTGTGTCAAACAGTGGACTGGACTGGAATACTTTCATCTTGAATGGTGCATAGTTGCACTGGAAGACCATGAAAACAAGTTTGTTCCAGGACCTCCAGATAGGTCACATCAGTAAGTATTGCTGGCAACCACAGGTGGAGTTTCTCGATTACATAAATTGGTGTTctcctctgttttaaaaactaaaaatggTTGGAATTCTTTCCATTAGGAAAACCTCTGTGAAGCTAATGCTGTGGTGAAGAGAATTTTCCTGCTCTCATACTAACAAAATTcccctgcctccatcccctATCCATGtcacttatttttttactgattGACCAAGCCTGTTGTGGAGACCGTGTATGGAGGCAGAACCTGCTGTGTGAGCAGTtgcataaaggaaaaagagagtaGTGAATTCAGATGTCTGTATTCTCTTCAAAGCCTTTGCTCCTAGGTGAAGGTAAGTATCAGCCTGGAGTGATGGTTTTCTGCAGGAAATAGAAGCATGTCTCTCCCCCGTGCTACTTTTATAGAGaccccttctcctctgcagaaaaggttttttaaggtattttcaTTTGCCTGTCCTTAAAATACAAACCAGTTTGGCTCACGCTGTGGAGGGCTTGTTAGGACTTGGGTAAAACATCACTGTAAAAGTGCAGTTTTCCTCTATGTCCTTCTCATCTGTAGGGTGCAACCTTCTCATTGTGGAGAGGCTTTCTTGTGATACTGGATGACTCAAAGCACAATCCTCTATGCTTTGAAAGGAGAGGGGCCTATGACTGTGGAGCTGTCAGCCCAGGAGGAGTGGTCCCGGTGTGGGGATAGaaactttctctgaaaattaCACCTTTGCTCAGAATTGTCCAAAGGTGGAACTTGGACTGAGACAGAGCTGAAAAGAGGCAGGTAGTGTGCCTTGTATTAGAGAAAGGAGCGGTACAGTTATTTGATGTGTGCTGTTTCATGAGTGCACTATTTCAAGTAACAGTTTTTTAAAGGACAGTTAATATTGAGGCCAGTTACAGAGGAAGTCTCCCACCTTCCTAGACTCGCACAACCCAGTTTCTGCAGTGTCAATGGGATACTGAAGACGAATGCTGAGAAGTTTTTCAACTTTGGTTTTTCAACATCTTGcatatgaggaaagactgagagagctgggactgcgcagcctggagaagagaaggcttagggagatctcatcaatgtacataaatacctgaagggagggtgcaaaaaGTACAAAGCTAGGTTCTTTTCAGTGATGCGCAGTGACAGGACCAGGGGCAATGAGCACAAGCTGAAACATAGGAGGTcccctctgaacatcaggaaaccctttttcactgtgagggtgactgagcattggcacaggttgcccagggaggttatggagtctccatccttggagatattcaaaagctgctggacatggtcctggcCAACCTGCTTGAAGTGGCCCGAGCAGGGGGATTGGATCacatgacctccagaggtcccttccaacctcagccatgcTGTGATTTATGGTCTTTCAGAGACCCACTGTCTCTCCACCACCACCTGCTTCTGGCTGAAATGTTGCCTTTTGCAGGAGATTTGTGGTAGTGCCCAGGGATGTTCTCAGCCCTTCCATCACAGAGGTGTGGTCCTGTCATTCACTCTGCGCTTTGAGGATCAGATTGATTGATTGTGTGAGATTGCATTCAATGAAGACGATTTACTGTTGCTACTCTTCCAGATTTTTCAAATTAGGGTGGTAAGTGTCTGTTAAActggaaaagctgctgcagctttagCTGTGGCATTGTTAGTCTTCCACTGGAATAGGGTGCTTCAGAGACCTCATATTCTAACTAGAAAGATTTGTGTTGCAAAGCATAgctaaagctaatgcatttctgaaacaaatgatCTGTGCTAAAGATGCCCTTTAAAGTCTTCTGAAGACTTTAAACTCTAAACTCTGCTCAGGCTATCTTGCACTGAGTTCGCAGTGCAGATCTATAGTCAGTGGAGCCCAACAGCAAGCAGACTCTTGCAGATatgccttttcttcctgctggcTGTCCTCCAAGGGTGTTCTCAATCCTTCCAGCACATAGGCTCCAGCTCTGTTCCTTTCATCCAGGTTCCAGCTACTAGACATCAAATTGATGGTTTGTGTCAGAACCTAAACATATTCAATGGATGTTTTTTGCTGATTTTCAAGGTTTCTTTCAGTGAAAGTGTCTTAAATTGGAGAAGCTGCTGTAATTTGGGGCCTGGCATTGGGACTGCTGCACTGGAAGAGAGTGCCTCAGAGGGgagtttttcttcagaagtaaacttcTGTGCAACTAAAGTGCTCATATAAGTAACAGCGTTCAAAAAGAAAGCTCTGTGCAAAAGATGACCTCATAAGCTTTAGGTGCTGAGCCCCTATCTTGCCTCTGCCTGTCATAAACTCCTCCTTCTCACTGTGAGAGCTAAGCTTAAGTGAGAGGCCATGCAAAGCCAGACTGTGCTGGAGAGATCCTGAGGCTCAATAAGATACTGTACAGATGTATCCAATTCACCCCCTGCCCTTTTGATGCAAGAGCCCAAGATATGGCCTTCTGCAGCCCATGATTACATGCTCTCCACTTCTCCCTAGGGGTGCTGTCTTCCTGCTAAAAGCTCTGATAGGTAATGTGACCATGCCAGAGTTGATCTGTGCTGTAGGACCCACCAGTGGCATCTGGACACCTGCTGTGGTGGCCCAGCCTGTGTTTTATCTCTCAAAACAACCCTATACCTGTGACTTGGGGTGATGCATGGGtctcttttctgtatctgtatTTCCACTGTCAGTAGTGTGAATGGTAAGGCGTTTGGaaaggggtggtggtggtggtaccCTCTAGGTGTTTCCCCATCAATGTTAGGAAAAGAACTCCTGATGTTCCCTCACCACAACTAAGGAAAATATGTGAGGAAGCTTCTGGCAGCACAAGTCTGGCACAAGTAGAGTGGAAAGAGCAAGTTTATTGTCCTGTTCCAACTGACACTGATGAAGAGCCTGGCTGCCCAACAGgcaaaatcatagaatagtttgggttgaaagggaccttttaaagatcatctggtccaaccccctctgccatggacagggacatTTTtcactacatcaggttgctcaaagccccatccagcctgcccttgaacacttccaacGATGGgacatccacagcttctctgggcagtctgttccagtgtttcaccaccctcatcgtgCAACATTCCTTCCTTATGTCCAttctgaatctaccctctttcagtttaatgctgttgccccttgtcctgtcactactGTCCCTGGTGAAAAGTCTTTCTCCTTCTTATAAGCCCCtctaagtattgaaaggctgcaataatgtctccccagagccttctcttctccaggctgaacaatcctagctctctcagcctttcttcataagagaggtgttccagtcctcggatcattttcatggccttCCTCTGGATGCACTCTAACAGGTCGATCTGTTTCTTGTACTGGATGCAGTGCTACAGGTGGGGTCTCGTGAGAGCAGAAAAGAAGGGCAGAATCAGcttcctcaacctgctggccacgcttctttttatgcagccgATGatacgattggctttctgggctgcaagcgcacattgtcagctcataCCCAGTTTTTCTTCCGCCAGTATCccaaagtccttctctgcagtgctgctctcaatccattcatcccccagtctggACTGATGTTGGGAATTGCCCTGGCCCAGGTGCAGGAACTTGCACTTGGTCTTGTTGCATgtcatgaggtttgcatgggcccactcctcaaaAGGTACCCCCACGCAGGATGTCTCTCTGGACCCTGGGCTAGCTGTAGCTCTGACTTCTTTCTAGATCTGTGCAGTTACAGCCCTGAGGTAGGTTCTTGCTCTTATACTGGGGCATGGGCTCCTGCTTATAGTACAGCTGGCATTACCCAATGGGCCCAGCTGGACTTGGTCATTTGGCTCCTGTCTTTAGGAGTTTGGTGTTCAGTGGGGAGTACAATCACCCTTTTCCAAACAGTATTGGTTAatgcacagagaaggaaaacgGCTATAAGAAGGGGTTAACACCAGAAGTGAAGGCTGTGAATGTGCTCCtgttcctctctcctgcttGGGGACATTGTTAGCTCTCTCTTGCCTTCACAGCTGGggcagtttttcttcttcagcccCTGAATTCTCAAAGGAATCTCTGTTCCTTGAATGCTGTAGGAGTCTTTTGATCTGATCAGAGCTGAGGCAGTTTTGGAGACTTCTGTTGAGGCAGCCCAGTGCATTGCTCCTTGAAGGTTTGCAGATGAGAGTAAATGGCACCAGCCCATCTTCCCTGGCAATGCTTAATAGACTTGGCCACAGCTAACATAATCTGTGTGCATGGACAGCAAAACTAGACATGTCTCAGGTAGCCACGTACAGTGCAGCATTTGTGATTACTGTGAATTTCATGTAAATCTGATCTAGCATTGTACAGTATGAGACACAtctgtgttttgtgggtttttttctttgcagtaaaCTGGAAGTACACATAGTTGCGCTTTGAGTGGGGTGTTATGCTCCCTAACATGCTATCTTGATGTTTGTGAATTAGTAACAAATTCAGCTTGCATCCTGTAATGCAGATCATGTCTTCTCTGACTTTTCTAGGCACGCACCCCAGGCAGAGGAGTCCAGTTTACAGCCTGTGTCCCTGCTCTGTCAAGCTTTAGGAAATCCAAGgagcaaattaaaaacagtCAAGTGAGAAAACTGTTCTGTTCCTTagagacaaacaaacaaaagtggTAACTCTTCTCTCAAATAGGCAGCTCACTCTGTTTACCTGAATCCTGCTGATGAGGAAAACCCTTTGATGCTGTTAAGCCTACTGCCTGTGACCAGGTGTTGGAGAGGTGGAGTCCTTTCACAGCCTGATACAGCTTGTGTTCACAACCCTCATACCATAGACTAATATCCAAGGGCCCTGCAATGGGGCATTTAGGGAAGGGGATTTTCCATGGCTCCACTGGAACCTGGCAGTGTCCATCTGGGAACTTCaaccagggatggggaggggatggagaaagAGACCTTGATGTCAGATCAGGAGTCAAGATGCTTAGGAAGTGAGGAGGAGActtgctcttcctctgctcttctttaCTTCATTAGAGACAGGATGAAACCACATCAGAGACATCCAAGCTGTTTCCCACCCGACGAGGGGATAGCAGAGTGCAAATTGTACATCCATGGAGGGGCATCCACAGTAACACTTAGGCCCAAGATCAGGCTCTAGTGAATCCCACAGATTCTTGTGGGTTTCCGTTCCTCCCCAGGAGCACAGTCCaaaggcagggctgtgggggctGAGGGAAGGCCTGGCAGCTGCCCCCTGCCCAGGCCTGAAGGCAGAGCTGGTCTTTGCAGGAGAGGGCTGGGTCGTCCCGCAGAGCaagtgtggggctgggggcagctggaTGCCCAGCAGCCTGTAGGGAGCCAGGCCCAGTGCCAGGGCAGGCCCATGGCCGCCTGCAGGCATGGCCAGCTGGGAGTGGgcatgtccctgtccctgtcccatcAGCATGGCTCTGATTCTCCCTGCAGTGagtggtggggctggaggggctgtgTGGTGCCATGGCTGGCTGGGACTGGTGGGTGGAgagggtggggctggggctgtggggaacCCTCCCCTGGGCTGGGACCTGTGtggccagagcagggctgaggggcCATTGGGTGCCTCCTAGGAGGGGACTGACTGAGGGGAGCAGGCAGTGGCTATGGTGCTGGCTCCACATTGGCCATGGGGTGGGCGTGTGGTGAGTGTGGGCAGGGTTTGTGGCCATGACTTGTGGTCATTGGCTTGGTGAGGGCCTGGTGACTGTGATGACCCCACTGCTCTTCTCCCTGTGTCTCCCCTGCAGGTTGTGGTGGTGCCAACTCACCAACACCTTCTGTGGGGACCTGGCCACAGTGCTCAGCACCAGCCAGAGCCTGAGGGAGCTGGACCTTGGTGCTAATGAGCTGGGAGACCATGGATTGCAGCTGCTGTGTGAGGGACTGAAACATCcttcctgccagctgcagacGCTGCGGTGAGGAACATGGGCTCCTCGGGGCTTTTCCCAGAGCCTTTCCCACTCCAAGGTCTCCTTTAACTTTTCTTGGCTCTGTGGGAAGGCAGCACTTCCCACTTCAGTTTACAGTGAGCTGAGCCCGCTCTGTTTAAAAGGTGGCTTTGTTCCTTCCAACTGACATATTGAGGGAGAGGTCCCATCAGGAGGTGAGCAGAGGAAATGGGAGCTGCTCCTGGCTCTAGCCCCAAGAGGAGCactgtgcaggcagagctggtggccATGCCCTTGCCGTGCTCCTCACCCAGCTCTTCCAGGAATCCTAGTtgcagggctgcctggctggTGTGCATCTTCTCAGCCCCCACTTTTGGGGGAGGCAGGAATGAGGCTGCTGGGACAGGGCCTGGCAGCTTCCCTCTGGCtcgggcagagctgtggggttGAGGGCTACCTCCTGGGAGGGGATTGGTTGTGGGGTGGACGTAGGTGGGGTTTGTGGCCATGGCATATGGTCATCTGCCCGGTGAGGGCCTGGTGGGCAAGAGCATCTGTCCTGGTGGCTGTGACAACTCGGTGGATCTTTTTCAGATTGGTTAGATGTCAACTTGCCAGCAGCTGTGGGGACCTGGCCGTGTTGCTCAGCACCAAGCAGAGCCTGAGGGAGCTGGACCTTGGTGCTAATGAGCTGGGAGACCATGGATTGCAGTTGCTGTGTGAGGGACTGAAACATCcttcctgccagctgcagatgCTGAGGTGAGGGACACAGGGCTCCTCGGGGCTTTTCCCAGCTGCCCCATGGGTAGCACTCAGTGTAGCTTGTgggtggggcagggtggggtcCCTGCTCATCCTGTGCTTgttgcctgccctgccaggacAGCAATAATAGCTGTGACAGATGTCTTGCCCTACGGCccttctgccccagccctggtcTCTGTAGTACCCCAGGGGGATGCAAGCCTCTCTGGGCATGCTTCCCTCTTCTACTGCAGTAGAGAGGCTTGTGGGCAACCAGTGCAAAGGCAGGGCTATCCTTTTGACGTTTCcagtggggctgagctggagagTCAGTCCTGATCTTCCAGGTGCACAGTGTCTGCCTTTGCACACTGTGCCCCCAGCCATGTGTCAACACGCATCCTGGGTCACTCAGCTGCCATTCCAGTCATTCCCTTTTACTCACATGGCCGTCTGAGCTGCCATTCCCAATGTCAGGGTTCTTGCATAGATGCTGTCTCATCACAGCGAGCTCCAGGTGGATGTTCAAGTCGTGTGGGGTATGTCCCACGGCACTGGGACCCTCGAGGCAGACGGTGAAATCCAGCTGTGCACGTCCCTGTGGGGCAGTGGGAGCACTCGTGTGCGCACTGATGTGACTGTGtctggggagaaaagagagtTCAGAGAAATTCCCACTTGTTGTCTCTAGCCTTTGGGGTACCCAGTCAGTGGGGAAGAAGGTCAGGGACAGGAACTGGTGGGAATTAGTTGAGAAGTTTGGTGGACTGAAAGGCTGTATTCACCTTTGTAAATAGCGTTGAGCCACGAGGACAGATGCACAGGGCAGAAGTGCTGATGTGGAGGGTGTGATGTTCACACTCTGGATATTTTTGGATACTTTCCCTTTGGCTCACTCGTGGTTCGGTTCCCTGGATCATAAGCCTCTGAGAGCTGTAGCATAGCAGTTGTGCTTCTGGAGTGCAACTTCTGTGCCCAGCTCATCTCAAAGAAACCTACTGAGAAGAGACTTCTCCACAGTGCGACCAGCACACAAGAACTGGGTGCATTCTAGGGGTCTACTTCAAAAGCATGATCCTGATGAGAAGTCTTGTGTAAATGCCCTAGCGAAAAGAGCTAGCCATTGCTGTTTCCTTCCAGTCCTTGCCAAGTCCTCTGTAGGCCAGTATGTGACTCCCTGCTACATCGGCTTCAGTTAGCCGGCTCCAATCACACAGCAGCACCTTCAGCAGGAATGAAGAACACTTTAAACACTCCAAGCCCTCATTTCCTGATACACCTCCCTGTCAGAGTCCCTGCTGAGAGAATAGTCTTTTGGGACCCTTTGGTGTGGGGAGCTGCAAAAGCCAGCCCAGAAGAAAGGTTTCCCTTCCAGAAGCGTATAACATTGGCAGGTATCGCCAAGCCCTGCTTAGCATGTTGAAGGCTTTGTTGTAATGTTGCTTCAGTCTCtttgccagggctgctgccaggtGAAGGGATGCAGGGAAGGACTATTGTGGGCTTCCCCTCCAGATGCCATGTGGCTTGTCTTTATGTGCTGCTGGCAGTGAACACAGTTCTAGGGTGACCTACTGCTGCACAGTGTCAGGCCTCTGTCTCTTCCTCAACCACGATTCCTCTCCTCCATTTTCATCTGCCAAGTGATGCTCACCTCTCATTGTCCTGCCTGAAGTGCTCTCCATTCAGTTCCCATAGTTCTTGGCCATATGTGCTCTCTGGGACTGCTCCTGGTTGTGAGGGAGCATGTCACAGATACTGTTGGCTttcctgctgtttgctgtgtCCTGGCTTGTAAAGAAGACTTCCCACCCCTTTGGGTGAAGCTGTTCCTCTGTATGCCATGAGAAAGGGTAGCAATGCAGTTCTCCAGGCTTTTCTCCTGGCCTGtggagagaggcagaagaggcagCCCTCTGGTTTCTGAGATCTTTTGGTCCCCTTAGCTGAAGTGGGGGGTGATGATGGGCACTGGTATCCTAGACAGTGCGGGGCAGTGTTTCTGCCCATTGTTCATGAGTATTGGCCTGGTGACAGGCCAGTGAGTGGGTCCATCTGTTATTACAGCAGTGACAAGCCTCTTGGCTCATCTCCACGTGTCCATGTGTCTCTACTGCAGGTTGTTGAATTCCAAAATCAGCAGCACCTGCTATGGGGATCTGGGTGCAGCGCTCAGCACAAACCAGAGCCTGAGGGAGCTGGAGCTTATTGATGACCTGCGAGACCCTAGAGTGCGGCTGCTGTGTGAGGGGCTGAAACATCcttcctgccagctgcagaaacTGTGGTGAGGGACGGGAGGGTCCTCGggtttttcttcagctgcccCATGGGTAGCACTCAATGAGGCTGGGGCTGAGAGACTGCTTCCTGCAAGAATGAGGGGAGACCATAAGCAAGGTGAGTCTGCAGTGTTGGGTCCCTGCTCATTCTGAGAAAGGAGCACTGTGCAGGTGGAGCTGGTGGCCATGCCCTCCGCAGTGCTCCTCCCCCAGCTCTTCCAGGCACCCTGGTCACAGGGCTCC contains:
- the LOC140660267 gene encoding NACHT, LRR and PYD domains-containing protein 12-like isoform X3: MAGEMTSWDILLEAVEDLALDTFKEFKLKLSHIDYEGTHNLSRGLLEETNDSVRLADHMREHYGPDVAVEVAICVLEGINQRDAAAKLKQKKQQGEETGALGPGTSAEDYRQKYRDHVARDFCTFKEVNACLRENVTLSSTYMKLVMVTNPLGISEQEYEVLSLRERRAEVGMEDAHPALTVETLFQPDERGQMPQIIVLVGGAGIGKTVTARKIMLDWARGAIYAQFDYAFYINCREINLSQQADMLSLVDLISACCPYGKASPEAILASPEKLLFIIDGFDELKFSLDQPENKLCSDCGERKPVEIILSSLFQKTLLSQSSLLITTRPTALQRLKWCLKEERYAKLMGFSDAEKEEYFYKFFRDEEKAIKAITFVKRNDTLFAMCLAPIMCWTICTALEQELNEGKDLVRTFRTTELYVWYLSSLFKRGSDDLKQDMKTFLSRLCCMAADGIWKKKILFHEKEIEVYGLNHPVLLSLFLNESVLRNRMKRVSVYSFLHPSFQKFFAALFYALENNEETEELGTPGKDIKKVLEKYSDYDANWILVVQFLFGLLNEETGEYLMERTACKISPRVKEDLLKWLQIGQGSTSCSGAVINNLNVFHCLFEIQEETFVSNALEHSTGIVLKDCTLSQYDQMVLSFCVKQWTGLEYFHLEWCIVALEDHENKFVPGPPDRSHQHAPQAEESSLQPVSLLCQALGNPRSKLKTVKLWWCQLTNTFCGDLATVLSTSQSLRELDLGANELGDHGLQLLCEGLKHPSCQLQTLRLVRCQLASSCGDLAVLLSTKQSLRELDLGANELGDHGLQLLCEGLKHPSCQLQMLRLLNSKISSTCYGDLGAALSTNQSLRELELIDDLRDPRVRLLCEGLKHPSCQLQKL
- the LOC140660267 gene encoding NACHT, LRR and PYD domains-containing protein 12-like isoform X2, which produces MAGEMTSWDILLEAVEDLALDTFKEFKLKLSHIDYEGTHNLSRGLLEETNDSVRLADHMREHYGPDVAVEVAICVLEGINQRDAAAKLKQKKQQGEETGALGPGTSAEDYRQKYRDHVARDFCTFKEVNACLRENVTLSSTYMKLVMVTNPLGISEQEYEVLSLRERRAEVGMEDAHPALTVETLFQPDERGQMPQIIVLVGGAGIGKTVTARKIMLDWARGAIYAQFDYAFYINCREINLSQQADMLSLVDLISACCPYGKASPEAILASPEKLLFIIDGFDELKFSLDQPENKLCSDCGERKPVEIILSSLFQKTLLSQSSLLITTRPTALQRLKWCLKEERYAKLMGFSDAEKEEYFYKFFRDEEKAIKAITFVKRNDTLFAMCLAPIMCWTICTALEQELNEGKDLVRTFRTTELYVWYLSSLFKRGSDDLKQDMKTFLSRLCCMAADGIWKKKILFHEKEIEVYGLNHPVLLSLFLNESVLRNRMKRVSVYSFLHPSFQKFFAALFYALENNEETEELGTPGKDIKKVLEKYSDYDANWILVVQFLFGLLNEETGEYLMERTACKISPRVKEDLLKWLQIGQGSTSCSGAVINNLNVFHCLFEIQEETFVSNALEHSTGIVLKDCTLSQYDQMVLSFCVKQWTGLEYFHLEWCIVALEDHENKFVPGPPDRSHQHAPQAEESSLQPVSLLCQALGNPRSKLKTVKLWWCQLTNTFCGDLATVLSTSQSLRELDLGANELGDHGLQLLCEGLKHPSCQLQTLRLVRCQLASSCGDLAVLLSTKQSLRELDLGANELGDHGLQLLCEGLKHPSCQLQMLRLLNSKISSTCYGDLGAALSTNQSLRELELIDDLRDPRVRLLCEGLKHPSCQLQKLWLQWCQLDSTCCGDLAAVLSTSQSLRELDMHGNELEDPGLRLLCEGLKHPSCQLQML
- the LOC140660267 gene encoding NACHT, LRR and PYD domains-containing protein 12-like isoform X1; the encoded protein is MAGEMTSWDILLEAVEDLALDTFKEFKLKLSHIDYEGTHNLSRGLLEETNDSVRLADHMREHYGPDVAVEVAICVLEGINQRDAAAKLKQKKQQGEETGALGPGTSAEDYRQKYRDHVARDFCTFKEVNACLRENVTLSSTYMKLVMVTNPLGISEQEYEVLSLRERRAEVGMEDAHPALTVETLFQPDERGQMPQIIVLVGGAGIGKTVTARKIMLDWARGAIYAQFDYAFYINCREINLSQQADMLSLVDLISACCPYGKASPEAILASPEKLLFIIDGFDELKFSLDQPENKLCSDCGERKPVEIILSSLFQKTLLSQSSLLITTRPTALQRLKWCLKEERYAKLMGFSDAEKEEYFYKFFRDEEKAIKAITFVKRNDTLFAMCLAPIMCWTICTALEQELNEGKDLVRTFRTTELYVWYLSSLFKRGSDDLKQDMKTFLSRLCCMAADGIWKKKILFHEKEIEVYGLNHPVLLSLFLNESVLRNRMKRVSVYSFLHPSFQKFFAALFYALENNEETEELGTPGKDIKKVLEKYSDYDANWILVVQFLFGLLNEETGEYLMERTACKISPRVKEDLLKWLQIGQGSTSCSGAVINNLNVFHCLFEIQEETFVSNALEHSTGIVLKDCTLSQYDQMVLSFCVKQWTGLEYFHLEWCIVALEDHENKFVPGPPDRSHQHAPQAEESSLQPVSLLCQALGNPRSKLKTVKLWWCQLTNTFCGDLATVLSTSQSLRELDLGANELGDHGLQLLCEGLKHPSCQLQTLRLVRCQLASSCGDLAVLLSTKQSLRELDLGANELGDHGLQLLCEGLKHPSCQLQMLRLWHCQLTSAVCGDLAAVLSTSQSLRELDLGANELGDHGLQLLCEGLKHPSCQLQTLGLWHCKLTSAVCGHLAAVLSTSQSLKKLDLGANELGDHGLQLLCEGLKHPSCQLQTLRLWHCQLTSTVCGDLAAVLSTSQSLRELDLGANELGDHGLQLLCEGLKHPSCQLQTLGLRICMLTNACCEYLATVLSTKLSMRHLDLGFNSLGDSGMLLLHEKLKHPDWQLQGPRWIRS